The Paenibacillus sp. FSL R7-0204 genome includes a region encoding these proteins:
- a CDS encoding MATE family efflux transporter has product MQLQAPQPAKKWLEKYLSGDSMDYRQIIALFLPILIDQAFIIGLNLVNTAMISSSGMAAVSAVNMVDSLNIFLINVFVAIATGGTVVVAQYKGSGNDRMVSQATAGSVTSVSLLAVGIGLLLMSFHTPILNLLFGTASADVLDNARVYMIGSSMSYLGIAVVQAVCGALRGVGRTRASLMLSLIMNVLYVILNVVFINLLDMGVLGMTLAVNIARYVGMACALIYLFKFDSVLRVRFRDLFHVPLTMLRKIMFIGVPFAAEQMFFNGGKLLTQIFIVSLGTYAIATNAIAGSLAMVFQIPASALSLTIVTVVGQCIGRGDVKDARKFIKSFLWIGSASYALVALILMPLFHPLVSIFSPPVEIIDDLFVVLLVNAIAQIPLWAFSFILPSALRAAGDSRFTSIASMLTMWLFRVVFGYILGIVLGYGVLGVWLAMNCEWAVRGAVFLWRFRGKKWYAHKLI; this is encoded by the coding sequence ATGCAGCTTCAAGCTCCTCAACCGGCCAAGAAATGGCTGGAAAAATATCTGTCCGGAGACAGCATGGATTACCGGCAAATTATCGCCTTGTTTCTGCCTATTCTCATTGACCAGGCCTTCATTATCGGGCTGAACCTGGTCAACACCGCAATGATCAGCTCGTCGGGGATGGCGGCGGTCAGTGCGGTGAATATGGTGGATTCCCTGAATATTTTTCTGATCAATGTATTTGTGGCGATTGCGACCGGGGGGACGGTGGTGGTTGCGCAGTATAAAGGAAGCGGGAATGACCGCATGGTCTCCCAGGCTACAGCCGGCTCGGTAACCTCGGTCTCGCTGCTTGCGGTGGGAATCGGTCTGCTGCTGATGTCCTTCCATACGCCCATTCTGAATCTGCTGTTCGGGACGGCCTCCGCCGATGTGCTGGACAATGCCCGGGTCTATATGATCGGCAGCAGCATGTCGTATCTGGGGATTGCCGTGGTTCAGGCGGTATGCGGTGCGCTGCGGGGCGTGGGCCGGACACGGGCTTCGCTGATGCTGTCGCTGATTATGAACGTGCTGTACGTTATCCTTAACGTCGTCTTTATTAACCTGCTGGATATGGGTGTGCTGGGCATGACACTTGCGGTCAATATTGCGCGTTATGTGGGGATGGCCTGTGCCTTGATCTATCTGTTTAAGTTCGATTCGGTGCTGCGTGTGCGTTTCCGCGACCTGTTCCATGTTCCGCTTACGATGCTGCGCAAAATCATGTTCATCGGCGTACCGTTCGCCGCAGAGCAGATGTTCTTCAACGGCGGCAAGCTGCTGACGCAGATCTTCATTGTCAGTCTGGGCACGTATGCCATTGCTACTAATGCCATTGCCGGCTCACTGGCGATGGTCTTTCAGATTCCGGCCAGTGCGCTGTCGCTGACGATTGTGACCGTGGTCGGCCAGTGTATCGGACGGGGGGATGTGAAGGATGCCCGGAAGTTCATCAAGTCCTTCCTGTGGATCGGTTCCGCCTCTTACGCTTTGGTGGCCTTGATCCTGATGCCGCTGTTCCACCCGCTGGTGTCTATTTTCTCCCCGCCTGTGGAGATTATCGATGATCTGTTCGTGGTGCTGCTGGTCAATGCAATTGCCCAGATTCCGCTCTGGGCCTTCAGCTTCATTCTGCCGTCCGCGCTGCGGGCAGCGGGAGATTCCCGCTTCACCTCAATTGCTTCAATGCTGACCATGTGGCTGTTCCGGGTGGTGTTCGGCTATATTCTCGGGATTGTACTGGGCTACGGGGTGCTGGGGGTATGGCTGGCGATGAACTGCGAGTGGGCGGTCCGCGGAGCAGTATTCCTGTGGCGCTTCCGGGGCAAGAAGTGGTATGCGCACAAGCTGATCTAG
- a CDS encoding exo-rhamnogalacturonan lyase family protein, translated as MTSLSSALPVQLRWLKPPAPAAGVTWGVPWSKGDLKRGELAALYLGGADDGSRLPLQSRPAAYWPDGSIKWSLHSAVCPEGSTAGYTLERSAGQRAVHAAFQVSVEETEEAYIVDTGSIRCTVVKHGPGVISRIIRRGTAESGGPDGDHGYSGAAETGLGSGAGVSKLVCSGSELVCLREQRDILSGELTLRQERFTGVTLKASLEEQGPVRAVIRLDGRHRSTRGAREWLPYTLRLYFYAGLVSIRLVHTFHYDGNPQQDFIKGLGLLFKVPLSGPLYNRHVRLAGSGGIFSESPKTLQTRRTRGKYADMFAGQLEGQSQYFDPVEDAYFTSLLQDSAVWDDFRLVQDSSEHYAVHKRTGPECTWIKGAEGRRAGGLGYIGCDGGGLAAGVKDFWQKPPSGLEISGTSGAEAALTVWFWTPEAQAMDLRHYDTKTHVESSYEGAEELRATPYGIANTNELTLWCTARTPHSRQLRQMQQQADEPPLLVCEPGYYHRSRAFGLWSLPDRSTPAKAYLEDRLDGIISFYQKEIEQRKWYGLWDYGDFMHSYDPVRHVWNYDLGGCAWQNAELVPNMWLWVSFLRTGRADIYRMAEAMTRHTSEVDVYHFGEYAGLGSRHNVVHWGCGCKEARIAMAGLHRYYYYLTGDERIGDIMDGVKDADYSTVTLDPMRAYFPKDEFKTHVRVGPDWAAFSSGWMTRWERYEDTFYRDKILTGIDCIKAANLRLISGPTYGYDPATGILSPMGDDNWGRHLAICMGGPQVWFELAMMLEDPEWEDMLAEFGVFYNLPKEEQLLRSGGAITGKQRFEHPVLSVAIAAYGAWVKDDRATAERCWSILLENPFGTVNLQAEQKQVISMEVLDEVDWMNTNEASQWSLNTIIALELVAEALPAREEGSGGEAGAAGAGAGARAGAETEASTGEEGYAEAGAAAEAAEAAEADTKAGAEAGAGTGDKAGAGTDPVAGGSAQAGASDGAGRGKGADVR; from the coding sequence ATGACCTCTTTATCCTCAGCCCTGCCAGTCCAGCTACGGTGGCTGAAGCCGCCTGCTCCGGCTGCGGGGGTGACCTGGGGGGTCCCCTGGTCCAAGGGAGATCTGAAGCGCGGAGAACTGGCCGCGCTATATCTTGGCGGGGCGGATGACGGCTCCCGCCTGCCGCTGCAGAGCCGCCCGGCTGCGTATTGGCCGGACGGCAGCATCAAATGGTCTTTGCATTCTGCCGTATGCCCTGAAGGGAGTACGGCAGGTTATACACTGGAACGCTCTGCCGGGCAGAGGGCTGTGCACGCAGCCTTCCAGGTATCCGTGGAAGAGACGGAAGAAGCTTATATTGTCGATACCGGCAGCATTCGTTGCACCGTGGTCAAGCATGGCCCGGGCGTGATCTCGCGGATTATCCGCCGGGGAACGGCGGAATCCGGGGGACCGGATGGTGATCATGGATATTCTGGAGCTGCGGAGACGGGATTAGGATCAGGTGCGGGTGTGAGTAAGCTTGTGTGCAGCGGAAGCGAGCTGGTCTGTCTCCGCGAGCAGCGGGACATCCTCAGCGGGGAGCTGACGCTGCGGCAGGAGCGGTTCACCGGTGTGACGCTGAAGGCTAGCCTGGAAGAGCAGGGACCGGTACGTGCTGTGATCCGGCTGGACGGGCGGCATAGAAGTACAAGGGGGGCCCGGGAATGGCTTCCTTATACTTTAAGGCTCTATTTCTATGCCGGGCTTGTGTCCATCCGGCTGGTGCATACCTTCCATTATGACGGCAATCCGCAGCAGGATTTCATCAAGGGGCTGGGCCTGCTGTTCAAGGTGCCGCTCAGCGGTCCGCTGTATAACCGCCATGTCCGGCTGGCGGGCAGCGGGGGAATCTTCAGCGAATCTCCCAAGACGCTCCAGACCCGCAGAACGCGGGGCAAATATGCTGATATGTTCGCCGGGCAGCTTGAGGGGCAGAGCCAGTACTTCGATCCCGTGGAGGATGCCTATTTCACCAGCCTGCTCCAGGACTCGGCAGTATGGGATGACTTCCGGCTGGTGCAGGACTCCTCTGAGCATTATGCCGTCCATAAGCGGACGGGACCGGAGTGCACCTGGATTAAGGGTGCGGAAGGCCGGAGGGCCGGAGGACTAGGCTATATCGGCTGTGACGGCGGAGGTCTGGCTGCCGGAGTGAAGGATTTCTGGCAGAAGCCTCCGTCCGGGCTGGAGATCAGCGGCACCTCAGGCGCGGAAGCGGCGTTAACGGTCTGGTTCTGGACGCCGGAGGCGCAGGCGATGGACCTGCGCCACTATGATACGAAGACGCATGTCGAGTCTTCCTATGAAGGCGCGGAGGAGCTGCGTGCAACCCCTTACGGGATCGCCAATACGAACGAGCTGACCTTGTGGTGTACCGCGCGGACGCCTCATTCCAGGCAGCTTCGGCAGATGCAGCAGCAGGCGGATGAACCGCCGCTGCTGGTCTGTGAGCCCGGGTATTACCACCGCAGCCGGGCGTTTGGACTCTGGAGCCTGCCGGACCGGAGCACGCCGGCCAAGGCGTACCTGGAGGACCGGCTGGACGGGATTATCAGCTTTTACCAGAAGGAAATTGAGCAGCGGAAGTGGTACGGCCTGTGGGATTATGGCGACTTCATGCACAGCTATGATCCGGTCCGCCATGTCTGGAATTATGATCTGGGCGGCTGTGCGTGGCAAAACGCCGAGCTGGTGCCGAATATGTGGCTGTGGGTGAGCTTCCTGCGGACTGGGCGCGCGGATATTTACCGGATGGCGGAAGCGATGACCCGGCATACCAGCGAGGTGGATGTGTATCATTTCGGGGAATATGCGGGTCTTGGCTCCCGGCATAATGTCGTGCACTGGGGCTGCGGCTGCAAGGAAGCGCGGATTGCCATGGCCGGACTGCACCGCTACTACTATTACCTGACCGGCGATGAGCGGATAGGCGACATCATGGACGGCGTGAAGGATGCGGATTATTCCACGGTGACGCTGGACCCGATGCGGGCTTATTTTCCAAAGGACGAATTCAAGACACATGTGCGGGTGGGGCCGGACTGGGCCGCGTTCAGCTCGGGCTGGATGACCCGCTGGGAACGTTATGAGGATACGTTCTACCGAGACAAAATCCTAACAGGCATCGACTGCATCAAAGCAGCAAACCTGCGGCTGATCTCTGGTCCAACCTATGGGTACGATCCCGCAACAGGAATTCTAAGTCCCATGGGCGATGACAACTGGGGACGGCATCTGGCGATCTGTATGGGCGGGCCGCAGGTGTGGTTCGAGCTGGCGATGATGCTGGAGGACCCGGAGTGGGAGGATATGCTTGCTGAGTTCGGCGTCTTCTATAACTTGCCCAAGGAAGAACAGCTGCTTAGATCTGGAGGTGCGATTACAGGCAAGCAGCGCTTCGAGCATCCGGTACTCAGTGTGGCTATTGCCGCCTATGGCGCATGGGTCAAGGATGACCGGGCGACGGCGGAACGCTGCTGGAGCATCCTGCTTGAGAATCCGTTCGGCACCGTCAATCTGCAAGCGGAGCAGAAGCAGGTGATTTCTATGGAAGTGCTGGATGAAGTGGACTGGATGAATACGAACGAAGCCTCACAGTGGTCACTGAACACGATCATTGCGCTGGAACTGGTTGCTGAAGCTCTGCCTGCGCGAGAAGAAGGTTCCGGGGGAGAAGCCGGAGCCGCTGGAGCCGGAGCTGGTGCAAGAGCTGGTGCGGAAACTGAAGCTAGTACTGGTGAAGAAGGCTATGCGGAAGCTGGAGCCGCTGCAGAAGCTGCAGAAGCTGCAGAAGCTGATACAAAAGCGGGTGCAGAAGCTGGCGCAGGAACTGGTGATAAAGCGGGTGCAGGAACTGATCCCGTAGCTGGGGGTAGTGCACAGGCAGGAGCTAGTGACGGTGCAGGTCGCGGGAAGGGAGCGGATGTCCGATGA
- a CDS encoding polysaccharide deacetylase family protein encodes MPGVYYCYPHGRHKALTMSYDDGRHADERLVSLFNQHGIKGSFHLNSGLLGEGGRIRADEVAALYHGHEVSVHTRSHPTLARCPQESVVEEIIEDRRVLEGLVRQPVRGMSYPNGSYTQEIKALLPHLGIEYARTVQTTGGFALPEDWLEWQATCHHNQGLLAHGEDFVGLHKRQYLYLMYVWGHSYEFDNDHNWELMERFCAMAGGCGDIWYATNLELVHYMKACRGLLFSAARDFVYNPGASAVWLEVGGTVVEVPGGQTVDLG; translated from the coding sequence ATGCCGGGAGTGTATTATTGTTATCCGCATGGCCGTCATAAGGCGCTGACCATGAGCTATGATGACGGACGGCACGCGGATGAACGTCTGGTCAGCCTTTTCAACCAGCATGGAATCAAGGGCAGCTTTCATTTGAATTCGGGGCTGCTTGGCGAAGGGGGCCGTATCAGGGCTGATGAGGTTGCGGCTCTCTACCATGGACATGAGGTCAGTGTGCATACGCGGAGTCATCCGACGCTGGCGCGCTGCCCGCAGGAGTCAGTCGTGGAGGAGATTATTGAGGACCGCAGGGTACTGGAGGGGCTGGTCCGCCAGCCTGTGCGCGGTATGTCTTACCCGAACGGCTCCTATACGCAGGAGATCAAGGCGCTGCTGCCGCATCTGGGCATTGAATATGCCCGGACGGTACAGACCACCGGGGGCTTCGCCCTGCCGGAGGACTGGCTGGAGTGGCAGGCGACCTGTCATCATAACCAGGGGCTGCTGGCTCACGGGGAGGATTTTGTGGGGCTGCATAAGCGGCAGTATCTGTACTTGATGTATGTGTGGGGACATAGCTACGAGTTCGACAATGACCACAACTGGGAGCTGATGGAGCGCTTCTGCGCCATGGCGGGCGGATGCGGCGACATCTGGTATGCGACGAACCTGGAGCTGGTGCATTACATGAAGGCTTGCCGGGGGCTGCTGTTCTCGGCGGCAAGGGACTTTGTCTATAATCCGGGAGCGTCTGCTGTCTGGCTGGAGGTTGGCGGTACAGTAGTCGAGGTGCCCGGGGGACAGACTGTGGATCTGGGCTGA
- a CDS encoding DUF1961 family protein, translated as MTVQQDLPMIPEGWRKIYRNTLEGPAKVEGFRMEGDGAATFPQGRLRLESTRGAEEGQKANVVFWCPEIFPAELAISWRFRPLREPGLAILFFAAAGAGGKDLFDPSLPVRTGEYDQYHHGEMDAYHISYFRRMWEEERAFHTCNLRKSYGFHLVAQGADPLPDTADMTEAYRMLVVKRGSAVTFAINGLPVLHWVDDGSSFGPLLGGGRIGFRQMAPLIAEYSDLVVYAP; from the coding sequence ATGACGGTGCAGCAGGACTTACCAATGATTCCGGAAGGCTGGCGCAAGATTTACCGCAATACCCTGGAAGGGCCCGCGAAGGTGGAGGGCTTCCGGATGGAGGGCGATGGCGCGGCCACTTTTCCGCAGGGACGGCTGCGGCTGGAGAGCACCCGGGGGGCTGAGGAAGGGCAGAAGGCGAACGTAGTTTTCTGGTGCCCTGAGATTTTCCCGGCGGAGCTCGCCATATCCTGGAGGTTCCGTCCGCTGCGCGAGCCGGGGCTTGCAATTCTGTTCTTCGCGGCTGCCGGTGCCGGGGGCAAGGATCTGTTCGACCCATCCCTTCCGGTCCGCACGGGCGAATATGACCAGTACCACCATGGGGAGATGGATGCCTATCATATCTCGTATTTTCGCCGGATGTGGGAGGAGGAGCGGGCTTTTCATACCTGTAATCTGCGCAAAAGCTACGGCTTCCATCTTGTCGCCCAAGGCGCTGACCCGCTGCCGGATACCGCCGATATGACCGAGGCCTACCGGATGCTGGTGGTGAAGCGGGGATCTGCTGTGACTTTTGCCATCAATGGTTTACCGGTGCTGCACTGGGTGGATGACGGCTCGTCCTTCGGTCCGCTGCTCGGCGGCGGCCGCATCGGCTTCCGGCAAATGGCCCCGCTGATAGCAGAATATAGCGACCTGGTTGTCTATGCTCCTTGA
- a CDS encoding glycoside hydrolase family 88/105 protein — protein sequence MGAYFHPRHSIVRTAGEDTEAMLAIIANRYIGANPPQPPVYRVHLENSFPRLPDCRYEMNLKERLPELRDGEFVYVWGKLWSDTDSDIPLALSCFGPVTVYVGGVAVFASNLNDDVFPDRKAFFRTGLTSGWNNFLLECTAAGTGCGGIFGTGSVKGAPLHFLAPTAERSGCEGWIYSAPQQSRWTLQPEGGGAPEGEAAAHRAEPSQRVRCGEAAEAAEAALAARCAWYPVAGWPDDEAQRGNLARVLGAKPGAKALAWSRPAVSAPGGMNVRLALRSRDVAALKVYVDGRLAAIQPEASAGLECMLPLSFGSHDLLVEAVCGGDGWGFELEAAAAGNTAEVQVETEYSRGIAEALPHSYLQGSRNKGAGASGDCSTVKLVSPYPVEGQTGPWLYLGPFLESAVPQPMEAAAMDAPFGEGAEECFWRVDRPGGAVRPYLESTLYGRWNYPLGVTLYGLLRTGQALGDPHYSAYARGHIEQCTRLHTYSLWDRSRYGAPGINQQLALMDSLDDCGSFGATMLAAHVEQPLHGAPDTAAYIARYIQDTQSRDEEGALYRTRGTTDFMQGTMWCDDLYMSTPFLSRYYLLTGDPAYLDDAVSQFLHYRNRLFQPELGIMHHVYDYKFSKPNGVAWGRGNGWVLFSLTELLEVLPEQHPQREELLEYYRLLCEGYLRLQDAAGLWHQVLTDPESYAEASCSSMFVYAFAHGVRRGWLTEPYPYADAALRGWMALAEYCIDHQGNVYGVCRGSGYSFNKLYYKEQLTWQLNDTHGIGIVLLAGIEALELRRELEAQRI from the coding sequence ATGGGGGCCTACTTTCATCCCCGTCATTCCATCGTCCGTACAGCCGGAGAGGATACGGAAGCGATGCTTGCCATCATAGCGAACCGCTATATTGGTGCAAATCCGCCGCAGCCTCCGGTCTACCGCGTTCATCTGGAGAACAGCTTCCCGCGCCTGCCGGATTGCCGGTATGAGATGAACCTGAAAGAACGGCTGCCTGAGCTGCGGGACGGGGAATTTGTCTATGTCTGGGGGAAGCTGTGGAGCGATACAGACAGCGATATTCCGCTCGCTCTCAGCTGTTTCGGTCCGGTGACAGTCTATGTTGGCGGCGTGGCCGTTTTCGCTTCCAATCTGAACGATGATGTGTTCCCGGACCGTAAGGCGTTCTTTCGTACCGGGCTGACTTCAGGCTGGAATAACTTCCTGCTGGAGTGTACCGCAGCCGGTACCGGCTGCGGCGGGATTTTTGGCACCGGGAGCGTGAAGGGCGCGCCGCTGCATTTTCTGGCCCCGACTGCGGAGCGCAGCGGCTGTGAGGGCTGGATCTACAGCGCGCCGCAGCAGAGCAGATGGACGCTGCAGCCGGAGGGTGGTGGCGCTCCAGAGGGAGAGGCTGCGGCGCACCGCGCGGAGCCTTCGCAGCGCGTCCGCTGCGGCGAAGCCGCGGAGGCCGCCGAAGCTGCGCTGGCGGCCCGCTGTGCCTGGTATCCGGTGGCCGGCTGGCCGGATGACGAGGCGCAGCGCGGGAATCTCGCGCGCGTGCTCGGTGCGAAGCCTGGCGCGAAGGCGCTGGCCTGGAGCAGGCCGGCGGTGAGTGCGCCGGGCGGAATGAACGTCCGGCTGGCCCTCCGCAGCCGGGATGTAGCGGCACTCAAGGTCTACGTGGATGGCAGGCTTGCCGCCATCCAGCCCGAAGCGAGTGCCGGCCTTGAGTGCATGCTGCCGCTGAGCTTCGGCAGCCATGACCTGCTGGTCGAGGCCGTGTGCGGCGGCGACGGCTGGGGCTTCGAGCTGGAAGCTGCTGCGGCTGGGAACACAGCAGAGGTGCAGGTGGAGACGGAGTATAGCCGGGGGATTGCGGAAGCTTTACCACACTCCTATCTGCAGGGAAGCAGGAACAAGGGAGCCGGTGCCAGTGGAGACTGCAGCACAGTGAAGCTGGTGAGTCCCTATCCGGTGGAAGGGCAGACCGGGCCATGGCTGTACCTGGGCCCTTTTCTGGAATCGGCGGTACCTCAGCCTATGGAAGCGGCAGCTATGGATGCTCCCTTCGGCGAAGGGGCGGAGGAATGCTTTTGGCGGGTAGACCGTCCTGGCGGCGCAGTCAGGCCCTATCTGGAGAGTACGCTGTACGGCCGGTGGAATTATCCGCTCGGGGTAACCCTATATGGTCTGCTGCGTACCGGTCAGGCGCTGGGCGATCCTCATTATTCTGCTTATGCCAGAGGACATATTGAGCAATGTACCCGGCTTCATACTTATTCGCTCTGGGACCGCAGCCGCTATGGTGCTCCGGGTATCAACCAGCAGCTGGCGCTCATGGACTCACTGGATGACTGCGGTTCCTTCGGTGCTACGATGCTCGCCGCTCATGTAGAACAGCCGCTGCATGGAGCGCCTGATACAGCTGCGTATATCGCCCGGTATATTCAAGATACGCAGTCCCGCGATGAGGAGGGGGCGCTCTACCGTACACGGGGCACTACTGACTTCATGCAGGGAACAATGTGGTGCGATGATCTGTATATGAGCACTCCGTTCCTGAGCCGGTATTATCTGCTGACGGGCGATCCCGCTTATCTGGATGATGCGGTGTCGCAGTTTCTCCATTACCGTAATCGGCTGTTCCAGCCGGAGCTTGGCATTATGCATCATGTGTATGACTACAAATTCAGCAAGCCGAACGGTGTAGCCTGGGGGAGAGGCAACGGCTGGGTGCTGTTCTCGCTGACTGAGCTGCTGGAGGTACTGCCGGAGCAGCATCCGCAGCGGGAAGAACTGCTGGAGTATTACCGGCTGCTGTGCGAAGGATATTTACGGCTGCAGGACGCCGCAGGATTATGGCATCAGGTTCTGACCGATCCCGAATCTTATGCGGAGGCATCCTGTTCCTCGATGTTCGTATATGCTTTTGCGCACGGCGTTCGTAGAGGTTGGCTGACAGAGCCGTATCCATATGCCGATGCAGCGTTACGCGGCTGGATGGCGCTGGCCGAATACTGCATCGACCATCAGGGGAATGTCTATGGCGTCTGCCGGGGCTCGGGTTATTCCTTCAACAAACTATATTACAAAGAACAGCTCACCTGGCAGCTCAACGATACCCACGGAATCGGAATAGTACTGTTGGCGGGTATTGAAGCGCTTGAGCTTAGGCGGGAGCTGGAGGCGCAGCGTATATAA
- a CDS encoding AraC family transcriptional regulator, which yields MENEAAGARNRYTGGREGRKGRYYRNNLIIVLIVSSIPGLIIGLLVYFMAGGNLEKELLRMHNRQIEQRADNINEQLSNLELMLAHWAFDPKFDYGLSNMDFTRNHERAWDITKTLVVMQGSNSMVRQVELYLAGKQQVRFGTEYGTLAAAEEALYGKLLKQERSTYWTEWAFDPEYPEQKELTLVHHIPGGSLQPFGVLLLRMDTEKVSAMLRTMTPYNTGEVFMEQKSGGLFISGGGMDAPTPLVTALRATITARGSQDSGSFLYDWNGVTYAVTYGDFSRIASEWRYVSASPISSVTSPVVWLSRMIILVSLCALLLAAVLSWIASRRIYSPVRRLLQTLLPEHAASGDRVDELTLIERHWQNLHGQQHALEYTLSEQLPHVQQSFLHQLFQGYLYAYSEQDLQSRMKQYKWEVESCTFVVLYIQLTGISSLEAKFRSGDESLVSFAAVNIIGELAKEHFGRAETVNLHDLTSGMLLMEPGSGPDPARVGAFGEELAATLSRMLKLQATVAYSARIGSISAIPRSFEAAKQAASHSRYGGGNQIISLEQLEREGQGTPMPQYSFALERGLIQALRTGEAEEADRLLEEFLETLSAGGAKVIDVQQGMLHLLGAILHAVLEAGMAQSQLLRGRNLYASLSQIHEPGLILSWFRTQVIAPFLKELCERSDAGIRRTIDQAMLYIQQHYMDNISLDSCADVTGTSPFLLSKSFKRVTGQNFIDYLTELRLTKAKELLRDTDLKMNDVALQVGYQQSYFNRIFKKQEDITPTRYRELSRQEGEKENGKGVRGGQGKNG from the coding sequence ATGGAGAATGAAGCGGCAGGAGCACGGAACAGGTATACCGGAGGCCGGGAGGGACGCAAGGGCCGTTATTACCGCAATAATCTCATTATTGTGTTGATCGTCTCGTCCATTCCCGGGCTGATCATCGGGCTGCTGGTCTATTTTATGGCCGGGGGGAATCTGGAGAAGGAACTGCTGAGGATGCATAACCGGCAGATTGAGCAGCGGGCGGACAACATTAATGAGCAATTGTCCAATCTGGAGCTGATGCTGGCCCACTGGGCGTTCGACCCGAAGTTCGACTATGGACTCAGCAACATGGATTTCACCCGGAATCATGAGCGGGCCTGGGATATTACGAAGACACTGGTAGTCATGCAAGGCTCGAATTCCATGGTGCGGCAGGTTGAGCTGTATCTGGCCGGTAAACAGCAGGTGCGCTTCGGCACAGAGTATGGGACGCTGGCTGCGGCGGAGGAAGCATTGTACGGGAAGCTGCTGAAGCAGGAGCGGAGCACCTACTGGACGGAATGGGCTTTTGATCCGGAGTACCCTGAGCAGAAGGAGCTGACGCTGGTGCACCACATCCCCGGCGGCAGTCTGCAGCCCTTCGGGGTGCTGCTGCTGCGGATGGATACAGAGAAGGTATCGGCGATGCTGCGGACCATGACCCCGTATAACACGGGGGAGGTGTTCATGGAGCAGAAATCCGGCGGACTCTTCATCTCGGGGGGCGGGATGGATGCGCCCACGCCGCTGGTTACGGCGCTGCGGGCAACTATTACAGCCAGAGGCAGCCAGGATAGCGGGTCATTTCTGTATGACTGGAACGGGGTTACTTATGCGGTGACCTATGGTGATTTCTCGCGGATTGCCAGTGAATGGCGGTATGTGTCGGCTTCGCCGATCTCCAGCGTCACCTCTCCGGTGGTCTGGCTGTCCCGGATGATTATTCTGGTCAGCTTGTGCGCCTTGTTGCTGGCGGCGGTACTGTCCTGGATTGCTTCCCGCAGAATCTATTCGCCGGTCCGCCGCCTGCTTCAGACACTGCTCCCTGAGCATGCGGCCTCCGGGGACCGGGTGGATGAGCTGACGCTGATCGAGCGGCACTGGCAGAACCTGCACGGACAGCAGCACGCCCTCGAATACACGCTCTCGGAGCAGCTTCCGCATGTGCAGCAGAGCTTCCTCCACCAGCTGTTCCAGGGGTATTTGTATGCCTATTCCGAACAGGACTTGCAGAGCCGGATGAAGCAGTACAAGTGGGAAGTGGAGAGCTGTACGTTCGTGGTGCTGTATATCCAGCTGACCGGCATCTCCAGCCTGGAGGCTAAGTTCCGCAGCGGTGACGAGAGTCTGGTGTCATTCGCGGCTGTAAACATCATCGGGGAGCTTGCTAAGGAGCATTTCGGCCGGGCAGAGACGGTCAATCTGCATGACCTTACCTCCGGTATGCTGCTGATGGAACCGGGAAGCGGCCCAGACCCGGCCCGCGTGGGGGCCTTCGGTGAAGAGCTGGCGGCTACCCTGAGCCGGATGCTTAAGCTTCAGGCCACGGTGGCGTACAGTGCAAGGATCGGGAGCATCTCCGCGATTCCGCGGTCCTTCGAGGCGGCGAAGCAGGCGGCCAGCCACAGCAGGTACGGGGGCGGGAACCAGATCATCAGCCTGGAGCAGCTGGAGCGCGAGGGGCAGGGCACACCTATGCCGCAGTATTCCTTCGCGCTGGAGCGCGGGCTGATTCAGGCGCTGCGGACCGGAGAAGCAGAGGAGGCGGACCGGCTGCTGGAGGAATTCCTGGAGACGCTCTCCGCAGGCGGCGCGAAGGTGATCGACGTACAGCAGGGGATGCTGCATCTGCTCGGCGCGATCCTTCATGCGGTGCTGGAGGCCGGGATGGCCCAGAGCCAGTTACTGCGCGGCAGGAATCTGTATGCCAGTCTCTCGCAGATCCATGAGCCGGGGCTTATTCTCTCCTGGTTCCGTACGCAGGTGATTGCTCCCTTCCTGAAGGAGCTGTGCGAACGCTCGGATGCCGGAATAAGACGGACGATTGATCAGGCGATGCTGTACATTCAGCAGCATTATATGGACAATATCTCGCTGGACAGCTGTGCAGATGTTACAGGCACCAGCCCTTTTCTGCTCAGCAAGTCGTTCAAACGGGTCACCGGGCAGAACTTCATCGATTATCTGACCGAGCTTCGGCTCACCAAGGCGAAGGAACTGCTGCGTGACACAGATCTGAAGATGAACGATGTCGCCTTGCAGGTTGGCTATCAGCAGAGCTATTTCAACCGGATTTTCAAAAAACAGGAGGACATCACTCCGACACGTTACCGTGAACTGAGCCGGCAGGAGGGGGAGAAGGAGAACGGGAAGGGGGTGCGGGGAGGGCAAGGGAAGAACGGCTGA